One part of the Halobacteria archaeon AArc-dxtr1 genome encodes these proteins:
- a CDS encoding UPF0058 family protein, with protein MKKQELIHLHGLLAEVSNQCAEWDDCPIDLERYESLGIRPTSIHKSKTDHKAAVFALAGGITMPMREEPQEPVAATAD; from the coding sequence ATGAAGAAGCAGGAACTCATTCACCTTCACGGGCTTCTCGCCGAAGTATCAAACCAGTGTGCCGAATGGGACGATTGTCCGATCGACCTCGAGCGGTACGAGTCCCTTGGCATTCGACCGACATCGATTCACAAATCGAAAACAGACCACAAAGCCGCCGTTTTTGCTCTTGCTGGGGGAATCACCATGCCCATGCGAGAGGAACCGCAGGAGCCAGTTGCCGCTACCGCCGACTAA
- a CDS encoding transcription initiation factor IIB encodes MTDTQIRTYASGTERESTEQTDEQTDEREHCPECGGRVVSDAEHAESVCQDCGLVVEEDEIDRGPEWRAFDAAEKDKKSRVGAPTTNMMHDQGLSTNIGWQDKDAYGKTLSSRQRQKMQRLRTWNERFRTRDSKERNLKQALGEIDRMASALGLPENVRETASVIYRRALEEDLLPGRSIEGVATASLYASARQAGTPRSLDEISAVSRVDKMELTRTYRYVVRELGLEVKPADPEHYVPRFVSGLDLSDETERTARRLLDDARSDGVHSGKSPVGLAAAAVYAAALLTNEKVTQNEVSEVANISEVTIRNRYKELLEASESAAPA; translated from the coding sequence ATGACTGATACGCAAATTCGAACCTACGCGAGTGGCACGGAGCGAGAATCGACCGAGCAGACCGACGAACAGACCGACGAGCGAGAGCACTGCCCCGAGTGTGGCGGTCGCGTCGTCTCTGACGCCGAACACGCCGAGAGCGTCTGCCAGGACTGTGGGCTCGTCGTCGAAGAAGACGAGATCGACCGTGGTCCGGAGTGGCGGGCGTTCGACGCTGCCGAGAAAGACAAAAAGAGCCGCGTCGGCGCCCCGACGACGAACATGATGCACGACCAGGGGCTGTCGACCAACATCGGCTGGCAGGACAAAGACGCCTACGGGAAGACGCTCTCGAGCCGCCAGCGCCAGAAGATGCAGCGGCTTCGCACCTGGAACGAGCGCTTTCGCACCCGTGACTCGAAAGAGCGCAACCTGAAGCAGGCACTCGGCGAGATCGACCGCATGGCGAGCGCGCTCGGTCTCCCAGAGAACGTCCGCGAGACCGCCTCGGTCATCTATCGCCGCGCCCTCGAGGAGGACCTCCTCCCCGGACGCTCGATCGAGGGCGTCGCGACCGCGTCGCTGTACGCCTCGGCTCGACAGGCCGGAACGCCGCGCAGTCTCGACGAGATCTCGGCGGTCAGCCGCGTCGACAAGATGGAGTTAACCCGCACGTACCGCTACGTGGTCCGCGAACTCGGCCTCGAGGTCAAACCGGCCGACCCGGAGCACTACGTGCCCCGGTTCGTGAGCGGACTCGACCTCTCCGACGAGACCGAGCGAACCGCACGGCGCCTCCTCGACGACGCCCGAAGCGACGGCGTCCACTCGGGTAAGTCGCCGGTTGGTCTCGCCGCCGCCGCGGTCTACGCCGCCGCCTTGCTCACCAACGAGAAGGTCACGCAAAACGAGGTCAGCGAGGTGGCCAACATCTCGGAAGTGACGATCCGAAACCGGTACAAGGAGCTGCTCGAGGCCTCCGAATCCGCTGCCCCCGCCTGA
- a CDS encoding DUF357 domain-containing protein encodes MAASLEEKTNRYGELLAEALEAATVAPPDGSPMATAADECYEMAASYLTDGRHFRAEDDLVNALAAFSYGHAWLDAGARIGLFDVPTDGHLFTV; translated from the coding sequence ATGGCAGCTTCCCTCGAGGAGAAGACGAACCGCTACGGCGAGCTACTGGCGGAGGCGCTCGAGGCGGCGACGGTCGCCCCGCCGGATGGATCGCCGATGGCCACAGCCGCCGACGAGTGCTACGAGATGGCAGCGTCCTATCTCACGGACGGTCGCCACTTCCGGGCAGAAGACGATCTCGTCAACGCCCTCGCGGCCTTCTCCTATGGCCACGCCTGGCTCGATGCTGGCGCTCGGATCGGCCTCTTCGACGTGCCGACCGACGGACACCTGTTTACGGTCTGA
- the grxC gene encoding glutaredoxin 3 yields MSEQPRVEIYTKEDCPYCEKAKDFFDAKGVEYEEYNVTGDDERFSEMVERTDGRKTAPEVFIDDELVGGWDDTSALEETGELDEKLGIVTDGGSDAPLEHRDEGGPAAEAVEHRKLIIAGTGIAGLTAAIYAGRANNEPLVIEGDEPGGQLTLTTDVANYPGFPEGISGPELVNNMKEQARRFGADLINGIVDSVDATDRPFRLELTNGDVYTADAVIAASGASARTLGIPGEDELMGYGLSTCATCDGAFFRGEDMLVVGGGDAAMEEATFLTKFADTVYLAHRREEFRAEDYWVDRVHEKVEEGEIEIMKNTEVLEIHGSQEAGVDYVTLAQNEAGYPSENLDDPNTETIEFDVGAVFFAIGHTPNTEYLEGTGVEMDEEGYLRTQGGDGGGQTETDVPGIFGAGDVVDYHYQQAVTAAGMGSKAALDADDYLEGLEREEAAEAETAAADD; encoded by the coding sequence ATGAGCGAGCAGCCTCGCGTCGAAATCTACACCAAGGAGGACTGCCCCTACTGCGAGAAGGCGAAAGACTTCTTCGACGCCAAGGGCGTCGAGTACGAGGAGTACAACGTCACGGGCGACGACGAGCGCTTCTCGGAGATGGTCGAGCGCACCGACGGCCGCAAGACCGCCCCCGAAGTGTTCATCGACGACGAGCTCGTCGGTGGCTGGGACGACACCAGCGCACTCGAAGAGACCGGCGAACTCGACGAGAAACTCGGGATCGTCACTGACGGCGGGAGCGATGCGCCGCTGGAGCATCGAGACGAAGGCGGCCCAGCCGCCGAAGCGGTCGAACACCGAAAGCTGATCATCGCCGGCACCGGGATCGCCGGCCTCACCGCCGCGATCTACGCCGGTCGCGCGAACAACGAGCCCCTAGTAATCGAGGGCGACGAACCCGGCGGACAGCTCACCCTCACCACTGACGTCGCAAACTATCCGGGCTTCCCCGAGGGGATCAGCGGTCCCGAGCTGGTCAACAACATGAAAGAGCAGGCCCGCCGGTTCGGCGCCGACCTGATAAACGGGATCGTGGATTCGGTCGACGCCACAGATCGTCCGTTCCGCCTCGAGCTTACGAACGGCGACGTCTACACCGCAGACGCCGTGATCGCTGCCTCGGGCGCGAGCGCTCGTACTCTGGGCATCCCCGGTGAGGACGAGCTGATGGGGTACGGGCTCTCGACCTGTGCGACGTGTGACGGCGCGTTCTTCCGCGGCGAGGACATGCTCGTCGTCGGCGGCGGCGACGCCGCGATGGAAGAGGCGACCTTCCTCACGAAGTTCGCCGACACGGTCTACCTCGCCCACCGCCGTGAGGAGTTCCGTGCGGAGGACTACTGGGTCGACCGCGTCCACGAAAAGGTCGAGGAAGGCGAGATCGAGATCATGAAAAACACCGAGGTGCTCGAGATCCACGGCTCCCAGGAGGCGGGTGTCGACTACGTCACGCTCGCCCAGAACGAGGCCGGTTACCCCTCGGAGAACCTGGACGATCCCAACACCGAAACGATCGAGTTCGACGTCGGCGCCGTCTTCTTCGCGATCGGTCACACGCCCAACACGGAGTATCTCGAGGGTACCGGCGTCGAGATGGACGAAGAGGGCTATCTCCGGACGCAGGGCGGCGACGGCGGCGGTCAGACCGAGACCGACGTCCCCGGCATCTTCGGTGCGGGTGACGTCGTCGACTACCACTATCAGCAGGCCGTCACCGCGGCCGGGATGGGCTCGAAGGCAGCCCTCGACGCCGACGACTACTTAGAGGGACTCGAGCGCGAGGAGGCAGCAGAAGCCGAGACGGCTGCTGCAGACGACTGA
- a CDS encoding sulfite exporter TauE/SafE family protein, producing the protein MDPFTLLGIDVVLFLVIGLLAGAHCIGMCGPLVTVYAGAMDGSARTDGGSTGTASAAQSRGSAESGHLTTYEVRQHALFNLGRTASYTLLGAAFGALGSVLFVTTASLTSVVDPIRGGAGILVGGFVMATGGYYLLGRTTGGVSIPGLQRVTGWLAAHVERLANGPGIVGLGALHGLLPCPILYPAFLYAFVLGSPVGGALALAALGIGTVPAVFAYGTIIDRIDVAHRRRVHRLLGVAFVVLGYVLLAHGLMSFGLHVPHPELPFYDGIDIAGEGGDSYDGGGHDHH; encoded by the coding sequence ATGGATCCGTTCACACTCCTCGGGATCGACGTGGTGTTGTTTCTCGTCATCGGCCTGCTGGCCGGAGCCCACTGTATCGGAATGTGTGGGCCTCTCGTAACGGTCTACGCGGGAGCGATGGACGGGAGCGCGCGAACCGACGGCGGATCGACCGGAACTGCAAGCGCAGCGCAGAGTCGGGGATCCGCCGAAAGCGGTCACCTCACCACCTACGAGGTTCGCCAACACGCGCTGTTCAACCTCGGTCGCACCGCGAGTTACACCCTGCTTGGCGCCGCCTTCGGCGCGCTCGGGAGCGTTCTCTTCGTAACGACGGCGTCGCTGACGTCTGTCGTCGATCCGATCCGAGGGGGCGCCGGTATCCTCGTCGGCGGGTTCGTCATGGCGACGGGGGGCTACTACCTGCTCGGGCGGACGACCGGTGGCGTCTCCATTCCCGGCCTCCAGCGAGTCACCGGCTGGCTCGCGGCCCACGTCGAGCGCCTCGCAAACGGGCCTGGAATCGTCGGTCTGGGCGCCCTCCACGGATTGTTGCCGTGTCCAATCCTTTATCCGGCGTTTCTGTACGCGTTCGTGCTCGGCTCGCCCGTCGGCGGCGCGCTCGCGCTTGCGGCACTCGGCATCGGCACCGTACCGGCCGTCTTCGCTTACGGCACGATTATCGACCGAATCGACGTCGCTCACCGCCGGCGCGTCCATCGGCTACTCGGAGTCGCGTTCGTCGTCCTGGGCTACGTGTTGCTGGCTCACGGACTGATGAGTTTCGGCTTGCACGTCCCCCACCCAGAGCTACCGTTCTACGACGGCATCGATATCGCAGGCGAGGGAGGTGACAGCTACGATGGGGGCGGTCACGATCACCACTAA
- a CDS encoding cation-translocating P-type ATPase, whose translation MTETTTDAGCTLCDLPVEGSSVADESGNRFCCVGCRDVFDALGDVDVTPEDVRQARDAGDAEREVPAHHESTYLEVDGMHCATCEAFIESAARDVSGVSDASSSYVTDTVRIDHDPDAVSQAEIREAISGLGYSAYDREDAFSRRQADNWALGRIVVGVLVGMMVMLQYLVIIYPTYFGAWFYDERTLEFFEATLASDLATPFYLMIGALTTIVLGVTGKPILQGAYVSVLTRRPNMDLLVTIAAVSAYLYSTLSIAVGGPHIYYDVTVAIIVIVSVGGYYENTLKQKATERLSELTAVQVDQARRVGRAGETGDGEPEDVSVADLAAGDRVLVRTGERVPIDGTVVEGEAAVDEAVVTGESLPVGKAETDAVVGGSMVVDGALTVAVGDEATSTVDRIAELVWDLQSGTHGIQKLADKLATIFVPLVLVLSVVVTTVYLALGAGIADALLVGLTVLIVSCPCALGLATPLAVAAGIRDALENAIVVFDDSIFERIRDADTVVLDKTGTLTTGEMAVLETDVEPDLVAQAAALEQRSAHPVGQAIAEAAPVADGKSETVADGGAVEVTGSNPDGERGDEDGVERFESHRNGVSGVVDGDEIIVGHPDLFRDRGWTVPEAIVRQVADARETGRVPVAVGRDGRAEGVIVVGDDLRPGWEETLSAIADTDVEVVVLTGDDARAAERFRESPAIDRVFAGVPPEGKAETVERLKGRGRTIMVGDGTNDAPALAAADLGIALGGGTAMAADAADVALVDDDLDAVETVFELARATDRRVKGNIGWAFCYNAIAIPLAVTGLLNPLFAALAMGASSLLVVTNSSRPLLDE comes from the coding sequence ATGACCGAGACCACCACCGACGCGGGTTGTACGCTCTGTGATCTCCCCGTCGAGGGGAGTTCGGTCGCGGACGAGTCGGGGAACCGTTTTTGCTGTGTTGGCTGTCGGGACGTCTTCGACGCGCTCGGCGACGTCGACGTCACGCCCGAGGACGTCCGGCAGGCGCGAGACGCAGGCGATGCCGAGCGCGAAGTTCCTGCCCATCACGAGTCGACGTACCTGGAGGTCGACGGCATGCACTGTGCGACCTGCGAGGCGTTCATCGAATCGGCCGCCCGCGACGTCTCCGGCGTCAGCGACGCCAGCTCGAGTTACGTGACCGATACGGTACGGATCGACCACGATCCCGACGCAGTCTCGCAAGCAGAGATTCGAGAGGCGATCAGCGGACTCGGCTACAGCGCCTACGACCGCGAGGACGCGTTCAGCCGCCGACAGGCCGATAACTGGGCGCTCGGTCGGATCGTCGTCGGCGTCCTCGTGGGGATGATGGTCATGCTTCAGTATCTCGTCATCATCTATCCAACCTACTTCGGCGCCTGGTTCTACGACGAGCGGACACTCGAGTTCTTCGAGGCGACACTCGCGAGCGACCTCGCGACGCCGTTTTACCTCATGATCGGGGCGCTGACGACGATCGTGCTCGGGGTCACCGGCAAACCGATCCTGCAGGGGGCGTACGTCAGCGTCCTGACCCGCCGGCCGAACATGGACCTGCTCGTGACGATCGCGGCCGTCAGCGCGTACCTCTACAGTACGCTCTCGATCGCCGTCGGCGGTCCGCACATCTACTACGACGTGACCGTCGCCATCATCGTCATCGTCTCCGTGGGGGGCTACTACGAGAACACCCTGAAACAGAAGGCGACCGAGCGGCTCTCGGAGCTGACCGCCGTCCAGGTCGACCAGGCCCGCCGCGTCGGCCGGGCCGGCGAGACGGGCGACGGCGAACCCGAGGACGTCTCCGTCGCCGACCTCGCGGCCGGCGACCGCGTGCTCGTCCGGACAGGCGAGCGCGTCCCGATCGACGGGACCGTCGTCGAGGGTGAGGCAGCGGTCGACGAGGCGGTCGTCACCGGCGAGTCGCTGCCGGTCGGCAAGGCGGAAACGGACGCCGTCGTCGGCGGTTCGATGGTCGTCGACGGCGCGCTCACCGTCGCGGTCGGCGACGAGGCGACGAGCACCGTCGACCGGATCGCCGAACTCGTCTGGGACCTCCAGAGCGGCACCCACGGGATCCAGAAGCTCGCCGACAAGCTGGCGACGATCTTCGTTCCCCTCGTCCTCGTCCTGTCAGTGGTCGTAACGACGGTCTACCTCGCACTCGGGGCGGGGATCGCCGACGCCTTACTCGTCGGACTCACCGTCCTGATCGTCTCCTGTCCGTGCGCGCTGGGGCTGGCGACGCCGCTTGCGGTCGCCGCGGGGATCCGCGACGCGCTCGAGAACGCGATCGTCGTCTTCGACGACAGCATCTTCGAGCGCATCCGCGACGCCGACACCGTCGTCCTCGACAAGACGGGGACGCTGACGACGGGCGAGATGGCGGTTCTCGAGACCGACGTAGAGCCAGATCTGGTGGCGCAGGCCGCGGCACTCGAGCAACGGTCGGCCCACCCGGTCGGGCAGGCGATCGCGGAGGCGGCTCCGGTTGCGGACGGCAAATCCGAGACAGTCGCAGACGGTGGCGCGGTCGAAGTTACTGGCTCCAACCCCGATGGCGAGAGGGGAGACGAGGATGGCGTCGAGCGCTTCGAAAGTCACCGAAACGGCGTCTCGGGCGTCGTCGACGGCGACGAGATCATCGTCGGCCACCCGGATCTGTTCCGCGACCGCGGGTGGACGGTCCCCGAGGCGATCGTGCGGCAGGTCGCAGACGCCCGCGAGACCGGGCGCGTTCCGGTCGCCGTGGGTCGAGACGGGCGCGCGGAGGGCGTGATCGTCGTCGGCGACGACCTGCGGCCCGGCTGGGAGGAGACGCTGTCGGCGATCGCCGACACCGACGTCGAGGTCGTCGTTCTCACGGGCGACGACGCCCGGGCAGCCGAGCGCTTCCGCGAGTCCCCGGCTATCGACCGCGTCTTCGCGGGCGTCCCACCCGAAGGGAAGGCCGAGACGGTCGAACGGCTCAAGGGCCGCGGGCGGACGATCATGGTTGGCGACGGGACGAACGACGCGCCCGCGCTCGCCGCCGCGGATCTAGGAATCGCGCTGGGCGGGGGCACGGCGATGGCCGCCGATGCGGCCGACGTCGCGCTCGTCGACGACGATCTCGACGCCGTCGAGACGGTCTTCGAGCTGGCCCGCGCGACCGATCGCCGGGTGAAGGGCAACATCGGCTGGGCCTTTTGTTACAACGCGATCGCGATTCCGCTGGCAGTGACCGGCCTGCTCAACCCGCTGTTCGCCGCGCTCGCGATGGGCGCGAGCAGCCTGCTGGTCGTGACGAACTCCTCGCGGCCGCTGTTAGACGAGTAG
- a CDS encoding sugar phosphate nucleotidyltransferase produces MKAVVLAAGEGTRMRPLTATMPKPMLPVGDRPLVAHTVDQAIDAGVDEVVLVVGYEADAIRDYFGDERGGVPISYAVQAERAGTAHAVATAREHIDGPFAVLNGDNRYEPGAVRRLLEAGPAVAAVEVDNPQHYGVLGTDDGVVTSIVEKPADPPTNLANAGAYVFPEAAADWLEVPESERGEHEITDVLARTIEEHSVRPVVMDRWLDVGRPWELLEATEWHLEGVERRLDGDVSDEADIRGDVVVEEGATVEPGVVIEGPVLIRSGATVGPNAYVRGSTVLGEGATVGHAVEVKNSILMAGATVPHLSYVGDSVLGRDVNFGASTTVANLRHDDEPVQATVKGERVSTGRRKYGVVVGEGAKTGIDTNLYPGVSLSAGATTMPGENVDRDR; encoded by the coding sequence ATGAAAGCCGTCGTCCTCGCGGCCGGCGAAGGAACGCGTATGCGCCCGCTGACTGCGACCATGCCAAAGCCGATGCTCCCCGTCGGCGACCGCCCGCTGGTCGCTCACACGGTCGACCAGGCGATCGACGCCGGGGTCGACGAGGTCGTCCTCGTGGTCGGCTACGAGGCCGACGCGATCAGGGACTACTTCGGCGACGAGAGAGGCGGGGTCCCGATCAGCTACGCGGTTCAGGCGGAACGGGCCGGGACGGCCCACGCCGTCGCGACCGCCCGCGAGCATATCGACGGACCGTTCGCGGTCTTAAACGGCGACAACCGCTACGAGCCGGGTGCGGTTCGGAGACTGCTCGAGGCCGGGCCGGCCGTCGCGGCCGTCGAAGTCGACAATCCACAACACTACGGCGTCCTCGGGACCGACGATGGCGTTGTGACGAGTATCGTCGAAAAGCCTGCCGATCCGCCGACGAACCTCGCGAACGCGGGCGCCTATGTCTTCCCCGAGGCGGCCGCCGACTGGCTCGAAGTCCCCGAAAGCGAGCGCGGCGAGCACGAGATCACCGACGTGCTCGCGCGGACGATCGAGGAACACAGCGTCCGACCGGTCGTCATGGACCGCTGGCTCGACGTCGGCCGCCCCTGGGAGCTGTTAGAGGCCACTGAATGGCATTTAGAGGGGGTCGAGCGCCGGCTCGACGGCGACGTCAGCGACGAAGCCGATATCCGCGGTGACGTCGTCGTCGAGGAAGGCGCCACCGTCGAGCCGGGCGTCGTGATCGAGGGTCCCGTCCTGATCCGGTCGGGCGCCACCGTCGGACCGAACGCCTACGTCCGCGGCTCGACGGTACTCGGCGAGGGCGCGACGGTCGGCCACGCCGTCGAGGTGAAAAACAGCATCCTGATGGCCGGCGCGACCGTCCCGCACCTCTCGTACGTCGGCGACAGCGTCCTCGGCCGAGACGTCAACTTCGGCGCCAGCACCACAGTCGCGAACCTCCGCCACGATGACGAGCCAGTGCAAGCAACGGTCAAGGGCGAGCGCGTCTCGACCGGCCGGCGCAAGTACGGCGTCGTCGTCGGCGAGGGCGCGAAGACGGGGATCGACACGAACCTCTATCCGGGCGTCTCGCTGTCGGCCGGCGCGACGACGATGCCCGGCGAGAACGTGGATCGCGATCGGTAG
- a CDS encoding VOC family protein yields MDGVVDHTMIRVSDLEESLDWYQTHLEYEEKDRYEGDGFTIVYLGPEKMHEDEAMLELTHNEGADELEVGDAWGHIAVRVPEGELEAHYQQLMDEGVEDYRNPESCGGRYAFVKDPDGHEIEIVQRDQGATWSIDHTMIRVEDADEALGFWTRKFEYDEVGRWESDTFANYFVEPRDAASEAMSVELTYNYDGRSYEQGDAWGHLCVRVDDLQEDWETLLEREAPDYRDPESNDNMYAFTTDQDGHEIEIVQRDPAAESLFPF; encoded by the coding sequence ATGGACGGCGTAGTCGACCACACGATGATCCGCGTCTCGGATCTCGAGGAATCGCTCGACTGGTACCAGACCCACCTCGAGTACGAGGAGAAAGATCGCTACGAGGGCGACGGCTTCACCATCGTCTACCTCGGTCCCGAGAAGATGCACGAGGACGAGGCGATGCTCGAACTCACCCACAACGAGGGGGCCGACGAGCTCGAGGTCGGCGACGCCTGGGGCCATATCGCCGTGCGCGTCCCCGAGGGCGAACTCGAGGCCCACTACCAACAGCTCATGGACGAGGGCGTCGAGGACTACCGCAACCCCGAGTCCTGTGGCGGGCGCTACGCCTTCGTGAAGGACCCCGACGGCCACGAGATCGAGATCGTCCAGCGCGACCAGGGCGCGACCTGGTCGATCGACCACACGATGATCCGCGTCGAGGACGCAGACGAAGCGCTCGGCTTCTGGACCCGGAAGTTCGAGTACGACGAGGTCGGCCGCTGGGAGTCCGACACCTTCGCAAACTACTTCGTCGAACCCCGCGACGCCGCCAGCGAGGCGATGAGCGTCGAGCTCACCTACAACTACGACGGCCGCAGCTACGAGCAGGGCGACGCCTGGGGCCACCTCTGCGTCCGCGTCGACGACCTTCAGGAGGACTGGGAGACGCTGTTAGAACGCGAGGCCCCCGACTACCGTGATCCGGAGAGCAACGACAACATGTACGCGTTCACGACGGACCAGGACGGTCACGAGATCGAGATCGTCCAGCGCGATCCGGCGGCCGAGTCGCTGTTCCCGTTCTAG
- a CDS encoding GTP-binding protein gives MGLEEEIDAIEEEIANTPYNKSTEAHIGRLKSKLAEKKEKLQNQSSAGGGTGYSVEKTGDATVALVGFPSVGKSSLLNSLTNAESETGEYEFTTLDVNPGMCKHRGANIQLLDVPGLIQGAATGKGDGKQVLAVVRNADLILFVLSVFEIEQYDRLQEELYDINIRVDKEPPRVTVRPKIKDGIKITSSVEQELDETTIKDVLREHGFVNADLNLQEQVDIDRLIDGLMENREYIPSITCVNKVDLINPDYKETVDEQLRERDLDPEEVTFISAAEEKGLASLKDRIWDNLGLIRVYMDKPGRGVDWEEPLVIQRGTTVGEAIEKLGGEMEERFRFARVSGPSATHDEQQVGTEHVLEDEDVLKLILRR, from the coding sequence ATGGGGCTCGAGGAGGAGATCGACGCAATCGAAGAGGAGATCGCCAACACGCCCTACAACAAGTCGACGGAGGCCCACATCGGCCGGCTCAAGTCGAAACTCGCCGAGAAAAAAGAGAAGCTTCAGAACCAGTCTTCGGCGGGTGGCGGCACCGGCTACTCCGTCGAGAAGACCGGCGACGCAACGGTCGCCTTGGTCGGCTTCCCGAGCGTCGGCAAGTCTTCCTTACTCAACTCGTTGACCAACGCCGAGTCCGAGACCGGCGAGTACGAGTTCACCACGCTCGACGTCAACCCCGGGATGTGCAAACACCGCGGGGCGAACATCCAGCTGCTCGACGTTCCGGGTCTGATCCAGGGTGCGGCGACCGGGAAGGGTGACGGTAAGCAGGTCCTCGCGGTCGTCCGCAACGCCGACCTCATCCTGTTTGTCCTCTCAGTGTTCGAGATCGAGCAGTACGACCGCTTGCAGGAGGAACTGTACGACATCAACATCCGGGTCGACAAGGAGCCACCCCGGGTGACCGTCCGTCCGAAGATCAAAGACGGGATCAAGATCACCTCGAGCGTCGAGCAGGAACTCGACGAGACGACGATCAAGGACGTCCTGCGCGAGCACGGGTTCGTCAACGCCGACTTGAACCTCCAGGAGCAGGTCGATATCGACCGGCTCATCGACGGCCTGATGGAGAACCGAGAGTACATCCCTTCGATCACCTGCGTCAACAAGGTCGACCTGATCAACCCCGACTACAAGGAGACCGTCGACGAGCAACTGCGCGAGCGCGATCTCGACCCCGAGGAGGTCACCTTCATCAGCGCCGCCGAGGAGAAGGGCTTAGCGTCGCTCAAAGACCGTATCTGGGACAATCTCGGACTCATTCGGGTCTACATGGACAAACCCGGCCGCGGCGTCGACTGGGAGGAACCCCTCGTCATCCAGCGGGGAACGACCGTCGGCGAGGCCATCGAGAAACTCGGCGGCGAGATGGAAGAGCGCTTTCGCTTCGCCCGGGTTTCGGGTCCGAGCGCCACTCACGACGAGCAGCAGGTCGGGACCGAGCACGTCCTCGAAGACGAGGACGTGCTGAAGCTGATTCTGCGCCGGTAA
- a CDS encoding tRNA(Ile)(2)-agmatinylcytidine synthase, with protein sequence MTVVGIDDTDSRERGMCTTYVAAQVAERLAREAAVSRLLLVRLNPAVEYKTRGNAALAIHTDCDPDRAFSIARERIEALAETADDRTHPGLVVADHDPDEATAPDPVQAFARRAVREQLSIADATALVEEWEYRHWSTGNGRGRIGALAAVGSWSTFSEWTAELISYREPDRWGTSRDVDPDSVFEAADSASPATWDTVDRVAGELVCVPHTPGPILHGIRGDDSDAVRYVADSIEGEPVADAQLFVTNQGTDAHLQDGTIGDLLEGRAYRVDGQVATEPETRRGGHVFVELEPGDAALGDSTSRLRCAAFEPTKRFRDRVRALRPGDRLTVCGEVSRDTLKLEKFAVRDLVRTERVTPTCPGCDRRMKSAGRDQGYRCRDCGTSAPEKQSVPIERELDVGWYEVPPRARRHIAKPLVRGGFDAPVHPER encoded by the coding sequence ATGACCGTCGTCGGGATCGACGATACCGACTCGCGCGAGCGCGGGATGTGTACGACGTACGTCGCCGCGCAGGTTGCCGAGCGGCTGGCTCGTGAGGCCGCCGTCTCGCGGCTCTTGCTCGTGCGGCTGAACCCGGCCGTCGAGTACAAGACTCGGGGGAACGCCGCGCTCGCGATTCACACTGACTGCGACCCCGACCGGGCCTTTTCGATCGCCCGGGAACGCATCGAAGCCCTCGCGGAGACTGCCGACGATCGGACGCATCCGGGGCTCGTCGTTGCCGACCACGACCCCGACGAAGCGACGGCTCCGGACCCTGTCCAGGCGTTCGCCCGCCGCGCGGTTCGCGAACAGCTTTCGATTGCGGACGCGACGGCGCTGGTCGAGGAGTGGGAGTACCGCCACTGGAGCACCGGGAACGGTCGTGGCCGAATCGGGGCGCTAGCGGCTGTCGGTAGCTGGTCGACATTTTCGGAGTGGACCGCCGAGCTGATCAGCTACCGCGAGCCCGACCGATGGGGCACCTCGCGGGACGTCGATCCCGACTCGGTTTTCGAGGCCGCCGACTCTGCCTCCCCCGCGACGTGGGACACCGTCGATCGTGTCGCGGGCGAACTCGTCTGTGTGCCCCACACTCCGGGCCCCATTCTCCACGGCATCCGTGGCGATGATTCCGACGCCGTCCGGTACGTCGCCGACAGTATCGAGGGTGAGCCGGTTGCCGACGCGCAGCTGTTCGTCACGAACCAGGGGACTGACGCCCACCTTCAGGACGGGACGATCGGCGACCTTCTGGAGGGGCGCGCCTACCGGGTCGACGGCCAGGTGGCGACCGAGCCCGAAACGCGACGCGGCGGGCACGTTTTCGTCGAGCTCGAGCCGGGAGACGCTGCATTAGGAGACTCGACCTCCCGCCTTCGGTGTGCCGCCTTCGAGCCAACGAAGCGATTCCGAGACCGCGTGCGCGCGCTCCGTCCGGGCGATCGGCTCACGGTCTGTGGAGAAGTCTCACGCGACACGCTCAAACTCGAGAAGTTCGCCGTCCGCGACCTCGTCCGGACGGAGCGTGTGACACCGACCTGTCCCGGCTGCGACCGGCGGATGAAAAGCGCCGGTCGCGATCAGGGCTACCGGTGTCGCGATTGCGGGACGTCGGCACCGGAGAAGCAGTCGGTACCGATCGAGCGCGAGCTCGACGTCGGCTGGTACGAGGTCCCCCCGCGCGCCCGACGGCACATCGCGAAACCCCTGGTTCGGGGCGGCTTCGATGCGCCCGTTCATCCCGAGCGCTGA